A single window of Mycolicibacterium madagascariense DNA harbors:
- a CDS encoding AMP-binding protein has translation MTQLVSRVCEELWAAGPMIRSGLVEPLEPRRVAACVAAYRSYGALGATVRIAAIRHPDRTAIIDELGTMSFAELDASSNAVGNRWRQQGLQAGDGVAILVRNHRGFLQAVFAGAKCGARIILLNTDFGATQVRAVVGREGADLVVYDEEYTAAVAGLEPRHGLWTAWTDTAVTDFSLAAVADADPTPPPPSGSLPKIVILTSGTTGTPKGANRTEPRSLIPIGGLLDKVPLRAGEVTECCVPMFHALGFAHAVLAVALGSTLVLRRRFDPQATLDGVRKHGTTAWIVVPVMLRRLVESLPAAGGGSTSPRVVFVAGSQLGASLCQSATAALGPVLYNLYGSTEVAYATIATPEDLANEPGCVGRVVHGTRVKIFDDTGTEVPPGVTGRIFVANAVRFEGYTGGGSKDTIAGLMASGDVGHFDRAGRLFIDGRDDDMIVSGGENVFPGEVEETLAAHPDILEAAAVGVHDEHYGQRLRCFVVVREGAELNEQQVKDYVKAELARFKVPRDVRFLPALPRNPTGKVLKGRLDEGTTASDETRSTPRSPD, from the coding sequence ATGACTCAGCTCGTGTCCAGGGTCTGCGAGGAACTGTGGGCGGCGGGTCCGATGATCCGCAGTGGGCTGGTGGAACCTCTCGAACCCCGTCGCGTCGCGGCGTGCGTGGCGGCGTACAGATCCTACGGCGCACTCGGCGCGACGGTGCGCATCGCGGCGATCCGCCATCCCGACCGGACTGCGATCATCGACGAACTGGGCACCATGAGTTTCGCAGAACTCGACGCCTCGTCCAACGCGGTCGGCAACCGGTGGCGCCAGCAGGGTCTGCAGGCCGGTGACGGCGTGGCCATCCTGGTCCGCAATCATCGCGGCTTCCTGCAGGCGGTCTTCGCCGGCGCCAAGTGCGGGGCACGAATCATCCTGCTCAACACCGACTTCGGCGCCACCCAGGTGCGGGCCGTCGTCGGCAGGGAAGGCGCTGATCTCGTCGTGTACGACGAGGAATACACCGCCGCGGTCGCGGGACTCGAGCCTCGTCATGGTCTCTGGACGGCGTGGACCGACACCGCTGTGACCGACTTCAGCCTGGCTGCCGTTGCCGACGCAGACCCCACCCCGCCACCGCCCAGCGGAAGCTTGCCCAAGATCGTCATCCTGACCAGTGGTACCACTGGAACGCCCAAGGGAGCCAACAGAACCGAACCGCGCTCCTTGATTCCGATCGGCGGCCTGTTGGACAAGGTGCCGCTGCGCGCCGGTGAGGTGACCGAGTGCTGTGTGCCGATGTTCCACGCGCTGGGTTTCGCGCACGCCGTGCTCGCCGTGGCACTGGGCTCGACGCTGGTGCTTCGACGTCGATTCGACCCGCAGGCCACCCTCGACGGTGTGAGGAAGCACGGGACGACGGCGTGGATCGTGGTCCCGGTGATGCTGCGACGTCTCGTCGAATCGCTCCCAGCCGCCGGCGGCGGTTCGACGTCGCCCAGGGTCGTCTTCGTCGCGGGTTCTCAACTCGGAGCGTCGCTCTGCCAGAGCGCCACTGCCGCACTGGGTCCGGTGCTCTACAACCTCTATGGGTCCACCGAGGTCGCCTACGCCACCATCGCCACCCCGGAGGATCTCGCCAACGAGCCAGGGTGCGTCGGACGGGTCGTCCATGGCACGCGCGTGAAGATCTTCGACGACACCGGCACCGAGGTGCCACCCGGGGTGACGGGCCGCATCTTCGTGGCCAACGCCGTTCGATTCGAGGGCTACACCGGCGGCGGGAGCAAGGACACGATTGCCGGATTGATGGCGAGCGGCGACGTCGGACACTTCGACCGCGCCGGCAGACTCTTCATCGACGGACGCGACGACGACATGATCGTCTCCGGTGGCGAGAACGTCTTCCCCGGTGAAGTGGAGGAGACCCTTGCCGCGCACCCCGACATCCTGGAAGCCGCCGCCGTGGGCGTCCACGACGAGCACTACGGCCAGCGACTGCGGTGCTTCGTCGTCGTCCGCGAGGGCGCGGAACTGAACGAACAACAGGTCAAGGACTACGTGAAGGCCGAATTGGCGCGCTTCAAGGTGCCCCGCGACGTTCGCTTCCTCCCTGCGCTGCCGCGCAACCCCACCGGCAAGGTCCTCAAGGGCCGGCTCGACGAGGGCACCACGGCCAGCGACGAAACGAGGTCCACGCCACGATCACCCGACTGA
- a CDS encoding acyl-CoA dehydrogenase family protein, which produces MTGHRAAWMDKDLDALADLARAFFEKECAPHEPRWCAQQLVDREIWRRAGELGLLCMSLPEEYGGGGGTFAHDAVVSIEQVRAMAPSFGGMLHSGIVAHYLNAYGTEEQKQRWLPPMATGDIITAIAMTEPGTGSDLQSITTSAVRDGDDYVINGAKTFISNGMLADLVVVAAKTDPTARGAEGVSLIAVESTRDGFRRGRNLAKIGQHGQDTCELFFDDVRVPAFNLIGDHEGQGFLQLMLQLPQERLFLAIAAAAAIEKTVDLTLAYTRERKAFGKPLLGFQNTQFVLAECDTVKTIAWTFLDDCIVRHLDAALDIPTAAKAKWWLTEQQCQVVDRCVQLFGGYGYMEEYPIARLYADARVQKVYGGTNEIMKTIIAKSL; this is translated from the coding sequence ATGACTGGTCACCGTGCTGCGTGGATGGACAAGGATCTGGATGCGCTCGCCGATCTGGCGCGGGCGTTCTTCGAGAAGGAGTGCGCCCCGCACGAGCCGCGGTGGTGTGCCCAGCAGCTTGTCGATCGTGAGATATGGCGTCGCGCAGGTGAACTGGGCCTCTTGTGCATGAGTCTGCCCGAGGAGTACGGCGGCGGGGGTGGCACCTTCGCCCACGACGCGGTCGTCTCGATCGAACAGGTCCGCGCCATGGCGCCCAGTTTCGGCGGGATGCTGCACAGCGGGATCGTCGCGCACTACCTCAACGCCTACGGCACCGAGGAGCAGAAGCAGCGGTGGCTTCCGCCGATGGCCACGGGCGACATCATCACCGCCATCGCCATGACGGAGCCGGGCACGGGCTCGGACCTGCAGTCGATCACGACCTCCGCGGTCAGGGACGGCGACGACTACGTGATCAACGGGGCGAAGACGTTCATCTCCAACGGGATGCTGGCCGACCTGGTGGTCGTCGCCGCGAAGACCGACCCCACTGCTCGCGGCGCCGAGGGAGTGTCGCTCATCGCGGTGGAATCCACCCGCGACGGCTTCCGGCGCGGCCGCAATCTCGCGAAGATCGGCCAACATGGGCAGGACACGTGCGAGCTGTTCTTCGACGACGTCCGGGTGCCGGCTTTCAACCTCATCGGCGACCACGAGGGCCAAGGCTTTCTGCAGCTGATGCTGCAGCTGCCGCAGGAGCGCCTGTTCCTGGCGATCGCGGCCGCGGCGGCGATCGAGAAGACCGTCGACCTCACCCTGGCCTACACCCGGGAACGGAAGGCATTCGGCAAGCCGCTGTTGGGATTTCAGAACACACAGTTCGTCCTCGCCGAGTGCGACACGGTCAAGACGATCGCGTGGACGTTCCTCGACGACTGCATCGTGCGACACCTCGACGCGGCGCTCGACATCCCGACCGCCGCCAAGGCCAAGTGGTGGCTCACCGAGCAGCAGTGCCAGGTGGTCGACCGTTGCGTGCAGCTGTTCGGCGGCTACGGCTACATGGAGGAGTACCCCATCGCCCGGCTCTACGCCGATGCCAGGGTGCAAAAGGTGTATGGCGGGACCAACGAGATCATGAAGACGATCATCGCCAAGAGTCTCTGA
- a CDS encoding CaiB/BaiF CoA transferase family protein gives MGPLRGVKVVELAGLAPAPFGCMVLADLGAEVLRIDRRTPGSGGIVPPPGPLDRGKHAVAMDLKDPEDHARLLEICSAADVFVEGFRPGVAERLGLGPEDLARGNPGLIYGRLTGWGQSGPLASTAGHDINYIAVAGVLDLVGRSGQAPVPPANVVADFAGGGMLLALGVVAALHERSTSGRGQVVDAAMVDGAALYTAFMHGMHAQGLWNEPRGENTLDGAAPFYDTYECADGRYVAVGCVELPFYKEMLTLLGIDGDALPFQLDRTGWPELKALIADTFLERSRDEWAEVFANSDACVSPVLSPWEAHEHAHHRSRDAFIDVDGLRQPAPAPRFSRTPAPVPQPLATGSDAVSDLLQRWGVCRS, from the coding sequence GTGGGACCATTGCGGGGGGTCAAGGTCGTCGAGCTCGCGGGCTTGGCCCCCGCGCCGTTCGGGTGCATGGTGCTCGCCGATCTGGGTGCCGAGGTGTTGCGCATCGACCGCCGGACACCCGGATCCGGCGGCATCGTGCCGCCGCCGGGTCCCCTCGACCGCGGCAAGCATGCCGTGGCCATGGACCTCAAGGATCCCGAGGATCACGCCAGGCTGCTCGAGATCTGTTCGGCTGCAGACGTCTTCGTCGAGGGCTTCCGGCCCGGTGTCGCCGAGCGGCTCGGGTTGGGTCCAGAAGACCTGGCCCGCGGCAACCCCGGCCTGATCTACGGCCGACTGACGGGCTGGGGACAGTCGGGGCCTCTGGCGTCGACCGCGGGCCACGACATCAACTACATCGCGGTGGCCGGCGTGTTGGATCTCGTCGGTCGATCGGGGCAGGCCCCCGTGCCGCCGGCCAACGTCGTCGCAGACTTCGCCGGCGGTGGCATGCTGCTGGCGCTGGGCGTCGTGGCTGCCCTGCACGAGCGGTCGACGTCCGGACGGGGCCAAGTCGTGGACGCGGCGATGGTGGACGGCGCCGCCCTCTACACGGCGTTCATGCACGGCATGCACGCTCAAGGTTTGTGGAACGAGCCGCGCGGGGAGAACACCCTCGACGGTGCTGCGCCGTTCTACGACACCTACGAGTGCGCCGACGGTCGGTACGTCGCCGTCGGTTGCGTCGAATTACCCTTCTACAAAGAGATGTTGACGCTGCTCGGCATCGATGGAGACGCGCTGCCCTTCCAGTTGGACCGCACCGGGTGGCCCGAGCTGAAGGCATTGATCGCCGACACGTTCCTCGAACGCAGCCGCGACGAGTGGGCCGAGGTGTTCGCCAATTCCGATGCCTGCGTCTCCCCGGTCTTGTCGCCATGGGAAGCACATGAGCACGCCCACCATCGATCTCGAGACGCGTTCATCGACGTCGACGGTCTGCGTCAGCCCGCCCCAGCGCCTCGGTTCAGTCGCACGCCCGCGCCCGTTCCGCAGCCCCTGGCCACCGGGAGCGACGCCGTGTCGGACCTCCTGCAGCGGTGGGGCGTCTGCCGATCGTGA